Proteins encoded within one genomic window of Gemmatimonas sp.:
- a CDS encoding TonB-dependent receptor, with translation MKLVTLLGALLVAGTARAQTQPTKPIGKDSTGRDTVTTLGGLRVTADRDTRPALTRLTMPVSASVTAKRVEETVNLMDAPDAVKYLPSVFIRKRNNGDTQAVMGTRVWGVSSSARSLVFADGVPLSALIANNNTIGGPRWGLVAPEEIERVDMMYGPFSAAYPGNSMGAVMEITTRLPEKFEGSISQSQSLMPFDLYGTTTTYGTSQTSARVANRFGKLTVSLSGNYQDSKGQPLTYVTGATFPANTTGGFAATNKLNGAANVLGATGLLHTQMTNAKIKLAYDLTPTVRAAYTYGFWQNDANAGVESYLTRAGASSYAGLAGFASGNYGLLQQHNAQSISLRTDTRKNWDFEVVGTSYTMDTDRQRFSTSASSAAPTFGDAGRVAVLSGTGWRTADVKAAWHRGGALAAHTVTFGAHVDQYTLSNPTYNTANWRVSDPVTTTVASQSDGKTRTAALWVQDQWRITQQLRLTVGGRYEQWHAFDGLNVNGSTRVTQPEVDASRFSPKASLAWNVSPAWTLTASVAKAYRFATAAELYQLVTTGVTFTSPDPNLKPDNVLASEVRIERAFARSRVQLALFHDDVRDAIISQFQPLVPGSQTFYSFISNVDHVRARGAELVVSEHDVLIPGLELSGSATYLDARTLKTSGRASATAPANAAIGKQLPNIPEWRANFVATYRPVPKLAISLGGRYSDAVWTTLDNADLNPNVYQGFSAWFVADAHVNYRFGSHVSASLGADNLLNRKYFLFHPFPQRTYSSSLKYTF, from the coding sequence ATGAAGCTCGTGACCCTGCTCGGCGCCCTCCTGGTCGCCGGCACCGCCCGTGCGCAGACGCAGCCCACCAAGCCCATCGGTAAAGATTCCACCGGTCGCGACACCGTGACCACTCTCGGCGGCCTCCGCGTGACGGCCGATCGCGACACGCGCCCCGCGCTCACCCGTCTTACCATGCCGGTGAGCGCCAGTGTGACCGCCAAGCGCGTCGAAGAAACCGTGAACCTGATGGACGCCCCGGACGCGGTGAAATACCTGCCCAGCGTGTTCATCCGGAAGCGCAACAACGGGGACACGCAGGCCGTGATGGGCACCCGTGTGTGGGGCGTCAGCTCGAGCGCGCGCAGCCTCGTGTTCGCCGACGGTGTGCCACTGTCGGCATTGATCGCCAACAACAACACCATCGGCGGTCCACGGTGGGGTCTGGTGGCGCCTGAAGAGATCGAACGCGTGGACATGATGTACGGCCCGTTCTCGGCGGCGTATCCCGGGAACTCGATGGGCGCGGTCATGGAGATCACCACGCGACTGCCCGAGAAGTTCGAGGGCTCCATCTCGCAATCGCAATCGCTGATGCCGTTCGATCTGTACGGCACCACCACCACGTACGGCACGTCGCAGACGTCGGCCCGTGTGGCAAACCGCTTCGGCAAGCTGACCGTGTCGCTCAGCGGCAACTACCAGGACAGCAAAGGGCAGCCGCTCACGTATGTCACCGGCGCCACGTTTCCGGCGAATACGACCGGTGGATTCGCGGCCACCAACAAACTCAACGGCGCCGCCAATGTGTTGGGCGCGACGGGCTTGCTGCACACGCAGATGACGAATGCGAAGATCAAACTCGCATACGACCTCACGCCCACGGTGCGCGCCGCCTACACGTATGGTTTCTGGCAGAACGATGCCAACGCGGGCGTGGAGTCGTATCTCACGCGCGCCGGTGCCTCGAGCTACGCCGGGCTGGCCGGCTTTGCGAGCGGCAACTACGGACTGCTGCAGCAGCACAACGCACAGAGCATTTCGCTGCGCACCGACACCAGAAAGAATTGGGACTTCGAGGTGGTGGGCACGAGCTACACCATGGACACCGACCGCCAGCGCTTCTCCACGTCGGCGTCGTCCGCGGCGCCGACGTTCGGCGACGCCGGTCGCGTGGCCGTACTCTCGGGCACCGGTTGGCGCACCGCCGACGTGAAGGCCGCCTGGCACAGGGGCGGTGCACTCGCTGCCCACACGGTGACGTTCGGGGCGCACGTGGATCAGTACACGCTCTCCAACCCCACGTACAACACCGCGAATTGGCGGGTGTCTGACCCGGTGACCACCACCGTGGCATCGCAGAGTGATGGCAAGACGCGTACGGCCGCGCTGTGGGTGCAGGATCAGTGGCGCATCACCCAGCAACTGCGGCTCACCGTCGGTGGACGCTACGAGCAATGGCACGCCTTCGACGGCTTGAACGTGAACGGCAGCACGCGTGTGACGCAGCCCGAGGTCGATGCCTCGCGCTTCTCGCCCAAGGCCTCGCTGGCGTGGAATGTGTCACCCGCTTGGACGCTCACCGCGTCGGTCGCCAAGGCGTATCGGTTTGCGACGGCGGCCGAGCTGTATCAGCTGGTGACCACCGGCGTGACATTCACGTCACCCGATCCGAATCTCAAGCCGGACAACGTGCTGGCCAGTGAAGTGCGGATCGAGCGCGCGTTCGCACGCAGTCGCGTGCAGCTCGCGCTATTCCACGATGATGTGCGCGACGCCATCATCTCGCAGTTCCAGCCGCTGGTGCCGGGATCACAGACGTTCTACTCGTTCATCTCCAATGTCGATCACGTGCGGGCGCGCGGCGCCGAGCTGGTGGTGTCCGAGCACGACGTCCTGATCCCGGGTCTCGAACTGTCGGGCAGCGCGACGTACCTGGATGCCCGCACGCTGAAGACCTCAGGGCGCGCCAGCGCCACGGCGCCGGCCAACGCGGCCATCGGGAAGCAGCTCCCGAACATTCCCGAGTGGCGCGCTAACTTTGTGGCGACCTATCGCCCCGTGCCGAAACTCGCCATCTCGCTGGGCGGGCGCTACAGTGACGCCGTGTGGACCACGCTCGACAATGCCGACCTGAACCCCAACGTGTATCAGGGATTCAGCGCCTGGTTCGTGGCCGACGCGCACGTGAACTATCGTTTCGGCAGTCACGTGTCGGCGTCGCTCGGCGCGGACAACCTGCTGAATCGGAAGTACTTCCTGTTTCATCCGTTCCCGCAGCGCACGTATTCGAGCAGCCTGAAATACACTTTCTGA
- a CDS encoding AAA family ATPase gives MRGTPGSPFLTHLELREERIQPGVHPFEIPLLQHPLSLEFTTPVTFLVGENGSGKSTLLEALAWSVGFGAQGGNRDHQFAEEADGYELGRALRLGWRQRTTEGFFMRAETFFNFASTLESLDSNFARYGGESLHRKSHGEAFLSLFEHRFDDGLFLLDEPEAALSPQRQLAFLQILHQLTVTREAQFVIATHSPMLLAFPGATVFSLDDGSIEQVDYRDTDHFRVTRDFLAAPERFFRYLFED, from the coding sequence ATGCGTGGTACACCAGGCAGTCCCTTCCTGACGCATCTCGAGCTGCGCGAGGAGCGCATCCAGCCTGGTGTGCATCCGTTCGAGATCCCGCTGCTGCAACACCCTCTGTCGCTCGAGTTTACCACGCCGGTGACGTTCCTGGTTGGTGAGAACGGGTCAGGGAAATCCACGCTGCTGGAGGCGCTGGCATGGAGCGTAGGCTTTGGCGCGCAGGGCGGCAATCGGGATCATCAGTTCGCCGAGGAGGCGGATGGGTACGAGCTGGGTCGAGCCCTTCGCTTAGGCTGGCGGCAGCGCACGACCGAAGGGTTCTTCATGCGCGCCGAAACCTTCTTCAACTTCGCGAGCACACTGGAGTCGTTGGACAGCAACTTTGCGCGCTACGGCGGCGAGTCGTTGCACCGCAAGTCGCATGGGGAAGCGTTTCTGTCGCTGTTCGAACATCGCTTCGACGACGGACTGTTCCTGCTCGACGAACCCGAGGCTGCGTTGTCGCCGCAACGCCAACTGGCGTTTCTGCAGATCCTCCATCAGCTCACCGTCACGCGCGAAGCACAGTTCGTGATCGCGACGCATTCGCCGATGCTACTCGCCTTTCCCGGCGCCACCGTGTTCAGTCTCGACGATGGTTCGATCGAGCAGGTCGATTATCGCGACACCGACCATTTCCGCGTAACGCGGGATTTCCTGGCCGCGCCGGAGCGTTTCTTCCGCTATCTGTTTGAGGACTGA
- a CDS encoding cytochrome c, which translates to MMRIASALATVACLAACRAGSNASSDATNASFASYDAGAVPGGPGAKASYGLGHAAADSAIAAMNQDIGQDGAELPAGSGTVARGVVVYAAQCSQCHGAKGEGLPTFPKLVGRDSAGAPKPEFQFATTNKTKTIGNYWPHATTLFDYIKRAMPFATPGSMTDDDVYAVTAYLLSANAIIPDTTTLDAARLRAVRMPARDHFVPDNRKPAATAR; encoded by the coding sequence ATGATGCGTATTGCATCAGCACTGGCGACGGTGGCCTGTCTCGCGGCCTGTCGCGCCGGATCGAACGCCTCCAGCGACGCTACCAATGCGTCCTTCGCGTCATACGATGCCGGCGCGGTGCCGGGCGGGCCGGGCGCGAAGGCGTCGTACGGGCTGGGTCACGCCGCCGCCGATTCGGCGATCGCGGCCATGAATCAGGATATCGGCCAGGATGGCGCGGAGCTTCCCGCCGGGAGCGGGACGGTAGCCCGCGGCGTCGTCGTGTACGCGGCACAGTGTTCGCAGTGTCATGGGGCCAAGGGAGAAGGTCTACCAACCTTTCCCAAGTTGGTGGGGCGCGATTCGGCCGGCGCTCCAAAGCCGGAGTTCCAGTTTGCCACCACGAACAAGACCAAGACGATCGGCAACTACTGGCCGCATGCGACCACGCTGTTCGACTACATCAAACGCGCGATGCCCTTTGCCACGCCAGGCTCGATGACCGACGACGACGTGTATGCCGTCACCGCGTACCTGCTGTCGGCGAATGCCATCATTCCCGACACGACCACGCTCGATGCCGCGAGGCTTCGCGCCGTCCGCATGCCGGCGCGCGATCATTTCGTACCGGATAACCGCAAACCGGCTGCCACCGCCAGATAG
- a CDS encoding DUF481 domain-containing protein produces the protein MSTSHRVVRAAAVMAGLSLFAMSAAAQEAPKRPYEFAGDFSLAASQGNQQVTTIALGQRYTYTFAHWKFSQSAAALRGTANGVRNAELYQLALRSDYDLTKKLTAYVSASGLRNTPAGLNSQVQEGVGLGYQFIDTERDKLQLSLGVGALQRSFVGDAESQSDFVGNASGNYRHAFSKAAYLEQTATFTPNFTTSDAWLLTAKSAVVAPLSARFGIKVGYLVNFNNAPPLLPPVRGVVQTVRFKKFDGLLTTGVQFTY, from the coding sequence ATGTCCACATCACATCGTGTCGTCCGCGCGGCAGCCGTCATGGCTGGCCTGTCGTTGTTCGCGATGAGCGCGGCGGCGCAGGAGGCGCCAAAGCGTCCGTACGAGTTCGCTGGTGACTTCTCGCTCGCCGCCAGTCAGGGCAATCAACAGGTTACCACGATCGCGCTTGGTCAGCGATACACCTACACGTTCGCGCACTGGAAGTTCTCGCAGAGCGCCGCCGCGCTGCGCGGCACGGCCAATGGCGTGCGGAACGCCGAACTGTATCAGCTCGCGCTGCGTAGCGACTACGACCTTACCAAGAAGCTCACGGCCTACGTGAGTGCCTCCGGATTGCGCAATACGCCGGCCGGACTCAACAGCCAGGTGCAAGAAGGCGTCGGACTCGGCTATCAGTTCATCGACACCGAACGCGACAAGCTGCAGCTCTCCCTCGGTGTCGGCGCGTTGCAACGCAGCTTTGTGGGTGACGCCGAATCACAGAGTGACTTCGTGGGGAATGCCAGTGGCAACTATCGCCACGCGTTCTCGAAGGCGGCGTACCTCGAACAGACCGCCACGTTCACGCCGAACTTCACCACGAGTGATGCGTGGCTGCTGACCGCCAAGTCGGCCGTTGTCGCGCCGTTGTCGGCGCGCTTCGGCATCAAGGTGGGATATCTCGTGAACTTCAACAACGCGCCGCCGTTGCTGCCGCCGGTACGAGGCGTGGTGCAGACGGTCCGTTTCAAGAAGTTCGATGGCTTGCTCACGACCGGCGTCCAGTTCACGTACTGA
- a CDS encoding PQQ-dependent sugar dehydrogenase produces the protein MLTIPLRVIATAIALVVVGSACSRPAGEPQQQPTLPDQPSSATPTLTRTVVLSSLSNPWDIAFASDGAMLFTERCRGLSVRHTDGSVTRLFGTAGSSLVAADLLCQGQSGVHGIALDPAFATNRAVYVYMTSSATTPRTNRVVRLVLGADQRSASNRTDIVTDIAFKNAGNAHGGAGSHSGGRLRFGPDGFLYVTTGDNHNGTIPQSPTVLGGKVLRITTSGSAAPGNNAPAGFDARVFTYGHRNVQGITFRPGTGQPFIAEHGPNHSDEVTPLLAGGNGGWDPQNRPALSCADGYCGYAGNASTMPMTDLMRFPNALRPAWSNSGSSQGMGPLVFLTGAAWRGWNGALAVGVMAGQRLDILTIDSAGLATGRVSADLPGTRYRALTMGSDGSLYVATDGGEIWRVTPGA, from the coding sequence ATGTTGACCATTCCGCTTCGCGTGATCGCCACCGCCATCGCTCTTGTGGTCGTCGGATCGGCCTGCTCCCGTCCGGCCGGCGAGCCCCAGCAGCAGCCCACGCTGCCAGACCAACCAAGCAGTGCCACGCCCACGCTCACGCGCACGGTCGTGCTCTCGAGTCTGAGCAATCCGTGGGACATCGCCTTCGCCAGTGATGGCGCGATGCTTTTCACCGAGCGCTGCCGTGGACTCTCGGTGCGACACACCGACGGCTCGGTGACACGATTGTTCGGCACCGCCGGCTCGTCGCTGGTCGCGGCCGATCTGCTCTGCCAAGGCCAGAGTGGCGTGCACGGCATCGCGCTCGACCCGGCCTTTGCGACGAATCGCGCGGTGTACGTGTACATGACGTCGAGCGCGACGACACCGCGCACGAATCGCGTGGTGCGTCTCGTGCTCGGCGCCGACCAACGCAGTGCGAGCAATCGGACCGATATCGTCACCGATATCGCGTTCAAGAATGCGGGCAACGCGCATGGCGGCGCCGGCTCGCACAGCGGCGGACGGCTGCGCTTCGGTCCCGACGGTTTTCTGTACGTGACCACCGGCGACAATCACAATGGCACCATTCCGCAAAGCCCAACCGTGCTGGGCGGCAAGGTGTTGCGCATTACGACCAGCGGTTCCGCGGCGCCGGGCAACAACGCCCCGGCCGGCTTCGACGCGCGCGTTTTCACTTACGGTCATCGCAACGTGCAGGGCATCACGTTCCGTCCGGGCACGGGACAACCGTTCATCGCCGAGCATGGTCCGAATCACAGCGACGAAGTCACGCCGCTGTTGGCCGGTGGCAATGGCGGGTGGGATCCACAGAACCGGCCCGCACTGAGTTGCGCCGACGGCTACTGCGGCTACGCCGGCAATGCGAGCACGATGCCCATGACGGACCTCATGCGCTTCCCCAACGCGCTGCGCCCGGCGTGGTCGAACAGCGGCTCATCGCAGGGCATGGGCCCGCTGGTATTTCTCACCGGCGCCGCGTGGCGCGGTTGGAACGGTGCGCTGGCCGTGGGCGTCATGGCCGGCCAGCGCCTCGATATTCTCACCATCGACAGCGCGGGGCTCGCCACCGGTCGCGTGAGCGCGGACCTACCCGGTACGCGATACCGTGCGCTCACGATGGGCTCCGACGGTTCGCTATACGTGGCGACCGACGGTGGCGAGATCTGGCGGGTCACGCCGGGCGCGTAG
- a CDS encoding nuclear transport factor 2 family protein — protein sequence MRIARTTLLLGGLMTLTATGDAHAQSADARSTDALAVRAARAAQNAAIADGDLDAVMSFWTEDVTVRRALGAPVAGRAAARAAFEPTAGAAASTSASASAPRIVYRRIPNEVEVSAQWPLAFETGVWEGRAGSRDGPVIIGGRFSAQWVKRDGRWLIRSEVFVALTCTGAGCSLVAVP from the coding sequence ATGCGAATCGCCCGTACCACGCTCCTGCTCGGTGGGCTCATGACGTTGACCGCCACCGGTGACGCCCATGCGCAGTCGGCGGATGCGCGATCGACCGATGCCCTGGCCGTCCGCGCGGCCCGTGCGGCGCAGAACGCCGCGATCGCCGACGGTGATCTCGACGCGGTTATGTCGTTCTGGACCGAGGATGTCACGGTGCGCCGTGCCCTTGGCGCGCCAGTGGCCGGCCGCGCCGCTGCCCGTGCGGCGTTCGAGCCGACCGCCGGCGCCGCTGCATCCACGTCCGCATCTGCGTCCGCTCCGCGTATCGTGTATCGCCGCATCCCGAACGAGGTCGAGGTGAGCGCCCAGTGGCCGCTCGCCTTCGAAACGGGCGTGTGGGAAGGGCGGGCGGGATCTCGTGATGGCCCCGTCATCATCGGCGGCCGATTTTCCGCGCAGTGGGTGAAGCGCGACGGCCGATGGTTGATCCGCTCCGAGGTGTTCGTGGCACTCACCTGCACAGGGGCTGGCTGTTCGCTCGTGGCGGTGCCATAA
- a CDS encoding antibiotic biosynthesis monooxygenase, with amino-acid sequence MAGSVSWVLELQVQPGRSDELRTLMEEMVSSTHAHESGTHGYEWYMSADGSQCHLYERYADSAAALVHCQTFGARFAGRFMALLTPTRCTVYGSPDASVQDALSVLQPTYLGQAAGFHR; translated from the coding sequence ATGGCGGGATCGGTCAGCTGGGTGCTGGAATTGCAGGTGCAGCCGGGACGCTCGGACGAGCTTCGCACGCTGATGGAAGAGATGGTCTCGAGCACACACGCGCACGAGTCAGGCACACATGGCTACGAGTGGTACATGAGCGCCGACGGCAGCCAGTGCCATCTGTACGAGCGTTACGCCGATTCGGCCGCCGCATTGGTGCACTGTCAGACCTTCGGCGCGCGCTTCGCCGGGCGGTTCATGGCGCTGCTCACGCCCACACGGTGCACCGTGTACGGGTCGCCCGATGCGTCGGTACAGGACGCGCTGTCGGTGCTGCAGCCCACGTATCTGGGGCAGGCCGCCGGATTCCACCGCTGA
- the soxC gene encoding sulfite dehydrogenase translates to MTDLSRRDLLAGAAGFLGGAALAGLPLAVEGQGGAPSIPPAPLVPPPPRPVAPLDATKMPGAPTAALGARSEYFAPTRIPNGTPVGSSRTPLQDLTGTMTPSDLHFERHHAGIPTIDPERHTLTIHGLVDRPMSFTVADIKRFPQITRTYFIECSGNGGAGYRDPKPDTTPQPLAGLFSTSEWTGVPLATLFREVGVKPDATWFLAEGGDSCKLARSIPIAKAWDDAMIVWAQNGEPMRPAQGYPMRLLLPGFEGNSNVKWLRRLELGTQPWMTRWETSKYTDPMPDGTARIFTFEIDAKSVITSPCYPNMITARGWHSVNGLAWSGRGRITRVEVSIDGGTSWHDADLLNTPQPKSTVRFQYMWNWQGSEATLLSRATDSAGYVQPTRTAMVAERGEYTDYHYNQIIGWKVDRTGAVTFHGET, encoded by the coding sequence ATGACTGATCTCTCTCGTCGTGATCTGCTGGCTGGCGCCGCTGGATTCCTCGGCGGTGCCGCCCTTGCTGGACTTCCGCTCGCCGTCGAAGGTCAAGGCGGCGCGCCCTCGATCCCGCCGGCGCCGCTCGTGCCACCCCCACCGCGTCCGGTGGCGCCGCTCGACGCCACGAAGATGCCCGGCGCGCCGACAGCAGCGCTGGGGGCGCGATCCGAGTACTTCGCCCCCACACGCATCCCCAACGGCACGCCCGTGGGGAGTTCGCGAACGCCGCTGCAGGATCTCACCGGCACCATGACGCCGAGCGATCTGCACTTCGAGCGACACCACGCCGGGATTCCCACGATCGACCCCGAGCGGCACACGCTCACGATACACGGGCTGGTGGATCGTCCGATGTCGTTCACCGTGGCGGACATCAAGCGCTTCCCGCAGATCACGCGCACCTATTTCATCGAGTGCTCGGGCAACGGCGGTGCTGGCTATCGCGACCCGAAGCCGGACACCACGCCGCAGCCGCTGGCTGGCCTGTTCAGCACGTCGGAGTGGACGGGCGTCCCGCTGGCCACATTGTTTCGCGAAGTCGGCGTGAAGCCCGATGCCACCTGGTTTCTGGCCGAAGGCGGCGACTCCTGCAAGCTGGCGCGCTCGATTCCGATCGCCAAAGCGTGGGATGACGCCATGATCGTGTGGGCGCAGAATGGCGAACCGATGCGTCCGGCGCAGGGCTACCCGATGCGCTTGCTGCTACCGGGTTTCGAAGGGAACAGCAACGTGAAATGGCTCCGGCGGCTCGAACTGGGCACGCAGCCCTGGATGACGCGCTGGGAGACATCGAAGTACACCGATCCGATGCCTGACGGCACGGCGCGCATCTTCACGTTCGAGATCGATGCCAAGTCGGTGATCACGTCACCCTGTTATCCAAACATGATCACCGCGCGCGGCTGGCACAGTGTGAACGGGCTCGCCTGGAGCGGGCGCGGTCGCATCACGCGGGTGGAGGTGAGCATCGACGGCGGCACATCATGGCACGACGCCGACCTGCTGAACACGCCGCAGCCCAAGTCGACGGTGCGCTTTCAGTACATGTGGAACTGGCAAGGCAGCGAGGCAACGCTGTTGAGTCGCGCCACCGACAGTGCCGGCTACGTGCAGCCGACACGCACCGCGATGGTCGCCGAGCGCGGCGAGTACACCGACTATCACTACAATCAGATCATCGGCTGGAAGGTCGATCGGACTGGTGCCGTCACCTTCCACGGGGAGACCTGA
- the cysM gene encoding cysteine synthase CysM, giving the protein MMHPTIDRTIGNTPLVRLQRIPGAHLAARGTVILGKLEGNNPGGSVKDRPVLSMIRGAEARGEIHPGDRLIEATSGNTGIAMAMIAAMTGYRMTLIMPDNLSAERRASMRAYGAELILTPAAQGGMEYARDLAMTMQANGEGRVLDQFANPDNPRAHYETTGPEIWRDTQGGITHFVSAMGTTGTIMGVSRFLREQQAGVTIVGAQPSEGSQIAGIRKWSPAYQPKIYQPAEVDRIEQVSQAEAEEMARRLAAEEGIFCGPSAAGACVIALRVAAEVENATIVFIVCDRGDRYLSTGLFPG; this is encoded by the coding sequence CTGATGCATCCCACGATCGATCGCACGATCGGCAATACTCCGCTGGTGCGACTGCAGCGCATTCCCGGTGCCCACCTCGCTGCGCGCGGTACCGTCATTCTGGGAAAGCTCGAGGGCAACAATCCGGGCGGTTCGGTGAAGGACCGCCCGGTGCTGTCGATGATCCGTGGCGCCGAGGCGCGCGGCGAGATTCATCCCGGCGACCGGCTCATCGAAGCCACCAGCGGCAACACCGGCATCGCGATGGCCATGATCGCCGCGATGACCGGCTATCGCATGACGCTCATTATGCCCGACAACCTCAGCGCCGAGCGTCGCGCCAGCATGCGGGCCTACGGCGCCGAGTTGATCCTCACGCCGGCCGCGCAGGGCGGCATGGAGTACGCGCGCGACCTCGCCATGACCATGCAGGCGAACGGTGAAGGACGCGTACTCGATCAGTTCGCGAACCCCGATAATCCTCGTGCGCACTACGAGACCACGGGGCCGGAGATCTGGCGCGATACGCAGGGCGGCATCACGCACTTCGTGAGTGCGATGGGCACCACGGGCACGATCATGGGCGTGTCACGGTTTCTACGCGAGCAGCAGGCGGGCGTGACCATCGTTGGCGCGCAGCCGTCCGAAGGCTCGCAGATCGCTGGCATTCGTAAGTGGTCGCCGGCGTATCAGCCGAAGATCTATCAGCCGGCCGAAGTCGATCGCATCGAGCAGGTGTCGCAAGCCGAGGCGGAGGAGATGGCGCGTCGATTGGCTGCGGAGGAGGGGATCTTTTGCGGCCCATCGGCGGCCGGCGCGTGCGTGATCGCCTTGCGCGTGGCCGCCGAAGTAGAGAACGCCACCATCGTGTTCATCGTGTGCGATCGCGGTGACCGGTATTTGAGCACGGGGTTGTTTCCGGGGTAG
- a CDS encoding divalent metal cation transporter, with protein MRLAGASALASVLAVLGPGLLAGLSDDDPAGITTYSILGTEHGYRLLWIIPASTILLVQFHLVAVRIGAATGKGFVAVVRERWGRHWGYAAVLGLLFANFGTICAEYAGVAAAGSLIGLPPWLSAIAAGTLITLVVVLGSFARVEKVLLAISATLALYIVDGILAGPVWSEVAYGSVVPRMPLNQAGWIALAASLGTTLAPWGLAFIQSYAVDKKITMTSLRWERVDVVVGSLLTGIVGLAIAVACAATLHQAGVHIVDAGDAAAALRPLAGSFATLFFGVGLLGSSLLAAAIVPIATSYSIAEGVGEPASLDLDSKHFHWFYAAFVGLTVAGVSVVAIPGLPLIPLIYSSQVLNAAMLPLHIAALLLLAGNADIMGDARSSSGARLLGWISFALVLACLAGMVWSWIS; from the coding sequence ATGCGACTGGCCGGGGCCAGTGCGTTGGCCTCGGTGCTGGCGGTGCTGGGGCCGGGCTTGCTGGCGGGGCTCAGCGATGACGATCCGGCGGGCATCACGACGTACTCGATCCTGGGCACGGAGCATGGCTATCGGCTGCTCTGGATCATTCCCGCGTCCACGATCCTGCTGGTGCAGTTCCATCTGGTGGCGGTCCGCATCGGTGCAGCCACGGGGAAAGGCTTCGTGGCGGTGGTGCGGGAGCGCTGGGGCCGTCACTGGGGCTATGCGGCGGTGCTCGGCCTTCTGTTCGCCAACTTCGGCACGATCTGCGCCGAGTACGCCGGCGTGGCCGCCGCCGGTTCGCTGATTGGACTTCCCCCGTGGCTGAGCGCGATCGCGGCCGGGACGCTGATCACGTTGGTGGTCGTGCTCGGATCCTTCGCCCGCGTGGAGAAAGTGCTGCTGGCGATATCGGCCACCCTCGCCCTGTACATCGTAGACGGCATCCTGGCGGGGCCGGTGTGGTCCGAGGTCGCGTACGGATCGGTCGTGCCTCGTATGCCGCTGAATCAAGCGGGATGGATCGCGTTGGCGGCGTCGTTGGGCACCACGCTGGCGCCATGGGGACTGGCGTTCATCCAGTCGTACGCGGTGGACAAGAAGATCACCATGACCTCGCTGCGATGGGAACGGGTGGACGTCGTGGTGGGATCGCTGCTCACCGGCATCGTCGGGCTCGCCATCGCCGTGGCGTGCGCCGCCACGCTACACCAGGCCGGCGTGCACATCGTGGATGCCGGCGACGCGGCGGCGGCCCTGCGTCCGCTGGCTGGATCGTTTGCGACGCTCTTTTTCGGCGTCGGGCTGCTGGGGTCGTCCCTGTTGGCGGCGGCCATCGTGCCGATTGCGACGTCCTACTCGATCGCCGAAGGGGTCGGCGAGCCAGCCTCGCTGGATCTGGACTCCAAGCATTTCCATTGGTTCTATGCCGCCTTCGTCGGGCTCACGGTCGCCGGCGTCAGTGTGGTCGCCATACCGGGTCTTCCGCTCATTCCGCTGATCTACAGCAGTCAGGTGTTGAACGCGGCGATGTTGCCGCTGCACATCGCCGCCTTGCTGCTGTTGGCGGGGAATGCTGACATTATGGGAGACGCGCGTTCGTCATCCGGCGCCCGCCTGCTGGGCTGGATCAGTTTCGCGCTCGTGCTGGCCTGTCTCGCCGGCATGGTGTGGAGTTGGATCAGCTAG